The proteins below are encoded in one region of Phaseolus vulgaris cultivar G19833 chromosome 1, P. vulgaris v2.0, whole genome shotgun sequence:
- the LOC137815696 gene encoding uncharacterized protein yields the protein MGVFMSYAHSWHMQARAKAVKASAFQALEKEVASLKEEKERLATHWGRQEDAYKTSLKVAQKAKEEANKRLHEVSQANAELLNQVVPLRVKITDLEEAGKTFEAQQKKLENQCIDREQTLGKTEAAVEEKTSECSRLASENATLQAKIQELTAALASKDQELTTQAANFKVAEEKLIGEAATSFGEGFVEALVQAAYVNPGIDVSRCSPLNEVVDGKLVPLEGFEG from the coding sequence ATGGGTGTCTTCATGTCCTACGCCCACTCTTGGCACATGCAGGCCAGGGCTAAGGCTGTCAAAGCCTCTGCCTTCCAAGCGCTGGAGAAGGAAGTTGCCTCCCTAAAGGAGGAGAAGGAGAGGCTAGCCACCCACTGGGGGCGTCAGGAGGACGCATACAAGACTTCTTTGAAGGTGGCGCAGAAAGCAAAAGAGGAGGCCAACAAACGGTTGCACGAGGTGTCTCAGGCCAACGCTGAGCTCCTCAACCAGGTGGTGCCCCTTCGAGTGAAGATCACTGATCTCGAGGAGGCAGGCAAGACCTTCGAGGCGCAGCAGAAAAAACTTGAAAACCAGTGCATTGATCGGGAGCAAACACTGGGGAAAACCGAAGCTGCGGTCGAGGAAAAGACTAGTGAGTGCTCCCGATTAGCCAGTGAGAACGCCACCCTCCAAGCCAAGATCCAGGAATTGACGGCTGCTTTGGCCTCCAAAGACCAAGAATTGACCACTCAAGCCGCCAACTTCAAGGTTGCTGAAGAAAAACTGATAGGGGAGGCTGCCACCAGTTTCGGTGAAGGGTTTGTAGAGGCTCTTGTTCAAGCTGCCTATGTGAACCCTGGCATCGACGTCTCTAGGTGTAGCCCCTTGAACGAAGTGGTCGATGGCAAGTTGGTCCCTTTGGAGGGCTTTGAGGGATAG